CTGGACTTATCGTTGGGGAGGTCCGTCTTTCTGAGTTATCGGCGGGGGGTCCTCAGGCGTTCCGCATGATGGTAGAGCTGACGACCTTGCCCACCAGTTCCAGCAGGTCGCAGGTGGCTTCCAGGTGGTCGATGAGCTCCTTCCACTTGATCACCTGGACCGGGTCGCCCACGGTCACGAAGAGCTCGGCCATGGCCTGGTTGTGCAGGATGTCGGCCTGATTCTCGATCTCGGTCATCCGAAGCACCCGGGCCCGCATCTCATCGGTCTGGGCGAAGGTCCGGAGTCCGGCCATGAGGGGAGGGATCTCCTCGGCGGCTTTGACCATCAGGGGACTGATGGAGTGGCTGATCTCAGGGACCGTGTCCACCTTGTAGAGCAGCAGGACCTCACAGAGCCCGTAGAGGCTGTCCACCACATCGTCCAGCACATGGGCCAGGGTGATGATGTCCTCGCGCTCGAGGGGCGTGGCGAAGACCCGGTTGAGCCGGTCCAGAATCTCCACCGTGAGGGCATCCCCCCGGTGCTCCAAGGCCTTCATGTGGTCCCGCATGGGACCCCAGGGGCCCCCCTTCCGGAAGGCCTCCTCGAAGTAGACCGTGGCCTCCAGGAGGTTCGCCGCGGAGCTGTCGAGAAGATCGAAGAATACGGTCTCCCTGGGCTTCACCCGGCGAATCAGGGCATTCAAAGACATGGGC
The sequence above is drawn from the uncultured Holophaga sp. genome and encodes:
- a CDS encoding DUF47 family protein yields the protein MSLNALIRRVKPRETVFFDLLDSSAANLLEATVYFEEAFRKGGPWGPMRDHMKALEHRGDALTVEILDRLNRVFATPLEREDIITLAHVLDDVVDSLYGLCEVLLLYKVDTVPEISHSISPLMVKAAEEIPPLMAGLRTFAQTDEMRARVLRMTEIENQADILHNQAMAELFVTVGDPVQVIKWKELIDHLEATCDLLELVGKVVSSTIMRNA